In Lolium rigidum isolate FL_2022 chromosome 3, APGP_CSIRO_Lrig_0.1, whole genome shotgun sequence, the genomic window CGACACAACACTTGTTCAAACGCCATTAGACAGACATAGTAGCAGCGAGACAATACCACCAGAGCTTCCGACATCTTCTTcgaagacgacacacctggtggcaTCGCCATGGTTCGGGCACCTGCTCATCACCTCAGTGCAAGTGTGGTAAAATATGATCACACTATGCTCGAGAGTAgacaccttcttgaaggtgaGGAACTGACCTATTTTGAATCGATGGACGATGGCGAAGGCCGCCACCCCTGATTGATAAAGCAGTAGAAACCTCCAGAGCTCCATCGATCCTGATGGGCCTTGAAGCAAGTCCTTCGATCATGTCATAAAAAAGAGAAACAAGTTTTGGGTAATTTGGCTCTTCATCAAATTTCATAGTAGTGACCATCTCAAAAAAATGTTTGTATGGATCTGGACAGAATCTACACAGCTTCTCTAGAGAAATCTCCATTTTCTTCTTACAAACAAGAGAGTTCATGTTATCTTCCTGCATTAATAAGCCATCAACACTAAGCAGGTATAAGAGCAAGTAGAAAATATTAGTAGTAAAACTCCATTGGGCATTTCAAAGGCTACCTGAACTCTCTTGTCTGGCCTCTGATCATATTGAACATGCATACTGGATGATGCTATTTTGCCTTCCCACTTGGATGCTGCATAATTTTAACACCAACAAAACCATGAGAGAAAAGTTTAGTGAGATACCAAAAACTTTCAGCATTCAATTAAGTAGCCAACGCCTCTGAGCAAAGGGAAGAGTGTGGTGCGAACATCAGACCGGATATATTCATATACAAATAAACCTGTCTTGCGTAGTAGCATACCTAAACCAAAATTAATCAGGAAAAGCTTATTTTCATCAGCTGATCCAGGTTGACCAAGAAAAAAGTTTTCAGCTTTCACATCACCATGTACAAAGCTGGCAAAAGTAGGAgcacaaaaagagctagcattcaTGAATAGAAGATTACATAAATGCATCTCAGAAAATATAATGACTTTCAGTCACCCTTTGGAATGAATCTTCTCAAGAATCGATATGGCCTCAAATTCATAATCTCatgatatttaattatttgtagaatctcaatgcatttGTGTGTATAGGatgtatttgacattaaattgtctagtttcacgtgctatgatacatagcatatctctcctcattaattatagtgccacatcagatttttgccatttTAATAGATTACAAGATGTTTAGATCGTCTTTGTTTTCactttttagatggttgattcatgtcgCAACTTTAGCCGATCCATGAACCTGTGAGCGTTTTGTATTCACAACTATTTACTCTTTTTGGATGATGCAATAAAAggatgtgtgcatcctttggatgcagaggccggggatttcccccatttctaaaaaaaaaaatcagatttttgccaaggtGGTATGCATGATActccttagagcaagtacaataagatacAGTCAgatggctataagagataaaatgttataagtttgcttagttggaggagagagaagagaagtggacTCGTATCcaatagccagctctagcacgtgctcctagacactttgtgaggctaaaaggtgggccatgcattgtaaaagtactacacttttataggttactattgtacatgctagctataagttgactatagatgataTGGCAAATTTTATAGCCGGCTAccggctacactattgttcttgttcttatgatactagcactatgactagtcttaatgGCAGTGTCCAAAATTTATGTCACATTGGGTATTTATACGCCAAAAAGAAAATTTGAATGTCAATACCTAACATTAGTTCGGTAGAAGAATCAACGTTCAAGTCTATTCACATGGGAAAAGAATAATTTCACTCGTTTTTATTGGCTGCAAGTTTATCGATGGAACACATTCCCTCTCTCGGTAAATTTTCCAATTGTTACAATTTTGTTTCAAGATATTTAATCTGACTCCGTTCCTCATACTATGAAGATGTTGGTTTTCACCATTGCACTACCGCACCATCACCTCTAGACTCTAGTGAAGTGTTGTCAATGGCCTCCTCCTTCCCCGTTGTTGCCACGACTGCCTCGGATATcgacaaagaagaagaagggacactggaaatcCAGAGCAACAGAAAATGATCTTGTCTTTGTACCTAGACATGACAACGGGGAGGAAATAAAACGAGTTCGATAGCGAGGAGAAATATGAAGAAGCAACCAATGGCGAGAAGCGAAAATAAGACATCATTTGAGGCCAAGAAATAGATAAACCAGAGTAGCCATTTATGGCTTGCTATAACAAtgatgaaaagaaagaaaaaaaaaaccttctGCCGCAAATAATTAGCACTTCAAAAAAAAGTGGTGTCACCTTAACTATTTTTATTTTGCACGGAAAACTTGTAGCAAAGTAGGCGGTTCAAATTCAGAAACAACCTGGGCATGACGGTCGACATGGCAGTAGATGGCACCTTGGAGAAGATAGACCGTGAGATCATCTAAGAAGGAGCACCTCCGCAAATGTTGGTGGAAACATGTTGCATTGCGCAGCGAATGTTCGTTTATAGAACATACAATTTTGTGCTCGGGCATTGCGTTTCAGAAGGTGCCCATTATATATTAGCACAAAAATGTGTAGTGGGAGTACTCCGGATAAGAACAAGCAGCTAGGACGAGCATGTCATCTCCAAGTACTCTTCTGAACTTGTCTCCCCAGCAAGAAAGCAAGCAACTGATATACTCTACTGCTGCTCGCAAAGAAGTCAAAAGGCTATATGTAGCAGTATCAGCGCTACGACGGGGGATATCTTGACCACCGTACGTATGTCGACGAAACGAACGAGAGGAAGATATCCAAAGCTCGTTCTGTACAGTCCAGACACGCGATACCGGCAAGCCGGCATCTGTCGGTACGTGCTCAAGGTTCGCCCATACCGGTCGGTCGGTCGGTCGTGCGAACCTGCATGGACGACGTGCCCAAGCAATCGATCTCCATGCTCCAACACGGCTAGCCTGCGCATGGATATGACAGCACTTGGTCATGATGACACTACTCTCTAGCTGATCGAGCACGTACGTAGTACTCTTCTGCGGCGACACTTGCCGTTTATCATCGCCCTGACAGAAATTTACTGCACGAGTTGATAGCTGAAGAGACATACGGGTCACACGATCACAAAACCACGAACCCAGATGATCCATCATCAGTGACCCAGCAGGACATGGTGCAATGCTCCCGCGCGAACGCGTTGTTaggatgaagaagatcaagtttgCGGAATTGCGGTGAACCCAATATgagttttcaaaatgttgggcaaTCTGGTTGACGACAATATATTATGATTGGGGGCGTGAAAGTTGGGTGAACCATTGTAGCAAAGGACATTGCCTGGTGAGATTTTTCATATCTATAAAGGTCGACGAAATGAGCTTTGTGACTCCCACATATCGCTACGAACACACTGCAACAAACAAGTTCAGTGTAGTGCACGAAGCACCAGACCTACTGCAACAAAACGGTTCCACTGTTGGTTCGATGCTAGGCACCGCAGCAACTAGATGACATTTCAGGTGCACGCTCTCCGTTTGGAGTCAAGTTATCAACATAGATTGACAGCAACAGACCAAAACACCCCCTGCGATTCTTTACAATTGGAATAAGAGTATCACCCGGCCCATTGCCGTCAACACTTGGTTCGCCCATAGCAGACTGAATTAATGCATAGCTTCTTCGCCCATTTTTCCTGAAAAATTGTTACCACGGTACGCTTATATTCAGACCTACAAATGAACATATTACTACATCCATGTAAAATATGTTGTAAGCTAGTGAAAAATGCTCAAGGTACCTTCACCATGCGGTCGCTGGGAAAGGCAGAAGTTCGAAGGGTTTCCTGGGCCTCATCCATTGGCTTCCTCTTTGGTATGCTCAAGATAAAAGCTGCTTGGTCAGGCGTGCCTGCACATGAAGTTATTCTGTAACCACTCTCCCATCGCCGGTGGATTCCTTCACTCGGATACACAAAATCCAACTCCACAACCTGAAGATTCGAAGACATATTCAGTTTCATTGCGGCCTCGCCTAGGAGACTGTAATATGTATAAAATCTCAGGCTTGCTACAAATGTTTTTATGTTAAATTCTCTAAGATTAACTACCCCATTCTTGCTGCAACATAtttaaaatataaatatttaacaGGCAAGGCTCAGGTTGCCACTTGTAAGACGTGAATCACCTAAATGTCCAAAACAGTTTTAGATAGCTCTGCAAGTACATACACATGCCTGTGTGTTTTTGTGAAGTCATATGCAGACTGTGTAGATGTACATATCAGTGTTTAGCACAGATGAAGTTATATCATACATGAGGAACCACAAAATTCATGAAAGGATTATTTACAGAAGATTTTTAATATGTACCACAAACAAGAAGTGCATGCACGTGTTTTAACCTGGTCAGAGTAACCCGCATTCCTCGACATGACAACTACCCAACGATTTCCGGCGGTTCCCATAGATGTGACATGAAAACCTTCTTTCCACTTTCTATTGATCCAGTTATAAGGAAAATATTCACTGACTTTGTATGCCTGCTGTGTATATGGAGTTCCTGTAAAGATTGCAAACACCAGAGATTAAAAGAGCATATCATGGAAAGAAAAGAACCCAGTATGAAGCATCAGGATCGCATACATTAGACAGATGCTGATTATATATAGTAGCGAACTGTCAAAGCGTTACGTAAatattaaaaacaaaaaatagTAAAAAGTAGGCTCATCACTAATTTATGAGAACAATGACCAATAGCAGATAAATATAACATGCCCCAGACACTAAGCGGACTAAAAATGGTGTGCAACCTCCACAAACTAATTCTGATGACCTCTACATAACCTTGGTGTACAAGATGTTCTGCTAAATGTTTGTTTCAAGATAACTCTTCATTTTCAAAAGAGAAGGACTGCGCGCATGATAAAATGAGGTACAATATCGGTAGAATGGTAATCTCCCCTCCCCCGCTATGACCCCATGCATGCTTTGTGATGAAACATTGACGTGGTGCATCATACTAGgagaatattgtctatagaagtattatttaaaaaattataatCTTTCACGAAGGAGCTATTGGAGCAAACGACAACAGGTCAGTAAGAACAGTAGTTGTTGACAGAGAACAGGTAATTCACAAACCTCTGGACATTACAACCAATGAGCTTCCATTGGTTGCTCCAGCTATTGATGTTATGTAAAACTTATTATCCCACTGCTCCATAATCCACTCCTGCATACAAATTTACAAACAAGATAGTATTGAGGATTCTGGATTCAATAAAATGCAAACTTGAGAAGGCAGAGACAGTAGCCCACCTTGTGCACGAAAAATTGGGAAACCTCGTAAACTTGAGAAGAAAAACCAGTCCCAGCATCCATGACGAGAGTCCACAGATTTGTTACAGAAGCTACGCAACTAATCAACAAGCCAGCTTCATTACCTTCTTCTATACACTGATGCAGCCTTGAATTAGATATATCGTAGTGGTATCTACAAAAGGCAGAGAACATATATTGACATTTACATTAATCAATAACACCTTTAATTTAGGAAGGATATTAAACATTCATCAATACCCAATGAAAAAGGTACTAATAACTAGCATGGACGTCTTTTTAGTTACAGAAAAGCATAATCGTATAGCTTCGGGTAGATGATTTCACCAGGATATCAGATACAATTAAGGCACGAATAATGTGGATGACATCTAAATGTGGAGTTTCAGACCAATAGATATGGCACACAACATCAATCGCCACAAGACAGGTGTTGTATTCAACTGAAATAACCAAAAGACAATAACTGGATCTCCGCCTTATTAAGAAAAATAATTGGAGGTAAAAAGTCACATATTCATATAAACAAGCTATTTAGAACCATCAAACGCTTAAAGTTATCTAATCCTTGATCTCAGGTGTGAAGAGTATATGAGGACTATGTGGCACATATGGAATGTGGCAGGGATCTCTGGGGACTTGAAGCACTAGAACAGGCCACTTTCAGAGGGCAAGGGAATGAGGAAATAATAATCTGAGCAAGCAAAAAAAAGGatttgaagaatatctcacaatTTTCATATTTAGAATAAATAATTACCGCTGCTTTGTGGGCCAACTAGCATTATAAACCGAAATCCACTGAGTTGCTGGGTTCCCCGACCGAACTTTTTTCATAGGCCGTTCATCTTCTTCAAGATTTACTACCATTCTCCCACGTTTATTTCCAACCTATAATTTGCATAACAGAAGCATGAGTAAATCTAATACAAGCAGTACAGATACATGTTGTCGATAAAGCAGTATAGACCTCTAGAGCTCCATCGATCCTGATGGGTCTTGAAGCAGGTCCTTCAATCATATCCTCAAACAGAGAAACAAGTTTTCGGTAATTTGGTACTTCATCAAATTTCATAGTAGTGACCATCTCAACAAAACGTTTGAATGGATCAGGACAGAATTCACACAGCATCTCTGGAGAAGTTTCCATTTTCTTCTTACAAACAAGAAAGCTCCTGTTATCTTCCTGCATTAATAAGCCAGCAACACTGAAGTAGCGAATTGAAAATACAAGTAAAACTCTATTGAGCATATCAAAGGCTTACCTGAATGCCTTTCCATGGTAAGCTTCCTCGTAATAAAAACATAAGGGTGTATGCTAGTGATTCCAAATCATCCCTCCTACTGCTTGTACGACCTAAATGGGCATGGACACTCGCATATCTAACTGTTCCCCTACGAAAAAACGAAAGGAAATAAGTTAAATAGGTGTTGTAACTTTGTACAGAAAAACAAGTCAGAACAAACCTAAAAATGCCTGGCCTCTGGTCATATTGAACATGCATGTTGGATGACGCTATGTTCCTTTTCCAGTTGGATGCTGCATAATTTTAATATGAACAAAGCCATGTGAAAAAAGATTTGTGGGACACAAAAGACATCAACGTTCTACTAAGTAGCCAATGTCTTTGAGTTCTGAGCAAAGGGCAGACTGCATTGAGAACATGAGACCGAATATCCATATACAAAGAACATTATCTTATGCAACAGCATACCTAAACCAAAATCAACCAGGAAAATCTTCTTTTCATCAGCTGATCCAGGCTGACCAAGCAAAAAGTTTTCAGGTTTCACATCACCATGTACAAAGCTGGCAAAAATAGGAGGCGCAGCAAGAGTTAACATTAATGAATAGTAGAAGATTAGAGGAAATGCATCTCAGAAACATCAAATGGCTTTAAATTACCCTTTCGAATGGATCTTCTCAAGAATTGATATGGCTTCAATGGCAATACAAGCACCCATTTGAAATGTCACCCTGTTAGGAGTGTTGATACTTTCAGCAAATGGTAAGTTGAActagcgcctgtggtgacttcgtcaatctcaagacccgccggatcagttcttcaacgcagtctcttggaggtgctcataggggtagggtgtgcgtgtgtgcgttcataggggtgagtgtgtgcgcgtatgtatgagcgtctttgtttgtactgtgtttcgcaaaaaaaaaaaaaaaaaaaaatatatatatatatattgatgaGATACTTACTCCTGTCCCTGTGAATACCAAACATCCTTGAGGCTTGGACCAAGCATATCCATTACCTGCAATTTCGGAATGATGGTTCAGTGGAAAGATCATAATGAGTTAAAAGGCATTTCTGAATGCATAATTGTTTTCCAAAAGTTAAACTCACAAGAATGCAGTAGTCTCCTTGGCAACCCATGTGGTGTACAGATGGTATACCATAACAACCATTGAGAGCCCTGCGCACAAAATGTTAATATGCCTTGCTCCACAGAGAATTATATAAACGTAAAAGGGATGATTGTGTATAGTTCTTACTGATAGACTTGCCACTCAAATGGGGGATCATAGCTACCTGCTTTGCTTCTTCGAAGCTCAAATTTTAGTGCAACCTACATGATATTGATCAAGATAAGGTTTGCATATATTAAGAACAGACTTCGGCATCCATCTAGATAAGGCAGTCAGGCAACAGATGTAACCTCCTTGCTTggacctccaagagtaacaggtATTTGTCTGCCAACATAGACCTTGCCAGAGCCACCTTGACCTAACTTTCTGCCAGTTATATACCCTGGGCCTACATCAACCTGCATAGTTATATAACATTTAGAACTTTAGCTTAACAAATGGCAGTAAAACTAGCAGATAATATTTTAGTGGTAGATCAGTAAATATATATATCAATACAAGAGAGGTAAGCTAAGTACTACTTCGTGCAAAACTATGCATAAGCAGGGAAACATGAGAAACCTATTTGGGTGATGAAATTTTATGCAAAACCGAGCTATTGTAAGTTAGTCGATCCAGATTATAGAAAATGCAATATTTTGCAGAGTTATCAGCCCGTCCTAATTTTTCTTTCCAAAGAGCCAAACAGAGCAGGATTGTGTTACTCTGACAAAATAGCACACTGGTCTCCTCTTTTACATGTTGAAGAGTAGCATAATGATTTGCTGATCCCTCGAGGACAGTAGAGTATAAAAACTTTTATGTGACTGTTGGGGCCTCCGATTCAAGATGATGTTGGTAAACACCAGGACTCAAGGGAGGAAAAATTATGTTGCTGATTGTATGCTTCTGAGTTGATTTGTGACAAAGATAAACTTGTTGCATCCTGCATCCTGTTGATATCTTCTGAGTTGATTTGTGACAAAGATCACTATCCTAACCATGTGGAGACTCTGGAAGGCTCGGAATAATGCAATTTTCAAAAACGTAACACCCAACATGCGTGATCTGGTCGTGTCAATCCTTGAGGAAGCCAACCTATGGATGATGGCCGGCGCCAAGGCGCTACGCCGGCTACCCTTACATGCTAGACCTCCCGATGCCGCAGCACCTTAGAGTACCTAGGCCTAACGAAGTTAGCCTTGTATAgtttcattttcttttctctAAAAGTCTTTTGTAGCTATGCTACACCCTGTATGCTCCCGTCTTCTCGACGGCTTCTTCTAATATACAACGACACATGCTTTGGCATGCGTTCGAGAAAAAAAAATCCCTGGGTGCTGTTGTAATACTGTTAATATTGTACCCTCGAGAACTCCGCTGCAGTTAACTTTAGCATAGGTGGAGCATTGAACAATTTTCTTTTTTGTTGCACCTGGATGCTGAAACAATGGTTTGTCCTGTTCCGTTATCTTCTGATAGTGGAACCTGGCCGTTGTTGGTCGTATAGAAAAAAATAAACTAGCTGGTCCACACAAAACTGTGCAACCTGCTACTATAACATTTTCATTTTTCTTCTGCTTTAGtaattaattattaattgttggtgatTGATTAATTTTCTAAATCTAATATCTGGTTCCTCATTTTTAAACATTAAAGATGCACTTCTTTTCCGCAGCTTGAGTTAAAAATGTGCAACGAGTTGCTAGAACAATTTCCAATCTAGGTAACTGCACGTTTCCGATAATTAATATGCAAAAATAATTATAGTTGCAGAATGTGCAATTACAATGTTAATAATTGAAATTGTCCTAATATTTTATATCCAACTTTTGATTTAAAAAATGTGTAGCTTGGCAGTTGCAGatttataatactccctccatcccaaaataagTTGCTCAacatatctagaaaaagttgagcaagttattttgggatagagggagtactattttagTTTTTTCTGGATTATGAAATTATAATTTTACAAAATAAAAAACTAGATGGTAGCCTAGTTTAAAAAGCCAGACCGTCGATCAAACCGGTCGAGCTCTCATTTCAAGGTCCACAGGTCGGACAAATGGTTCTAATTCCATTGTCGCGCCAATTGTTAACAAATTAGCGGAAGCGCTGACGTCTGGAGCGCCTGGCAATTCGAGCGCTCCTGGTTTTCTCTAGTTCGCAACAAAACTGGCGATCTGGCTAGGATTTTGCTGGTTCGCTTGACTGTACGTTCCACCTAGTGTAAAAAGCCAGTTAGGGCACCGGATATGGTATTTTACAATCAGGGATGGTAGGCTTGGTGGAATTTAACTGTACCAATCCCAATTCCtcagttcgatcctgcataaagattatacAGTCTATGTGGGCCACTCCTAGTGCACTGGCCAAGAACTGCTTTGTAGCCAAAGACATATATACATTACGATTTATCAAAGGTGTTTCAGTGAAATATGAACATCCAATGTTTTCCCGAAGTGCCAGCATAGAGAAGGATTGTGACATTCAGACAAAATAGCACATCACTTTATTTTACATGTCGAGAAAAGCATGAAACTAATTCGGTGACCCCTCAAGGTCAATAGAGTATAAACCTCCTATATACCTATATTCATTGATAAATTTAATATGAACAGAACAAATTAGGTCCACTGGAAATTAGGAAAACATACCCTCTCTGGCACCGGCGGCATTGCAGTGGCTTCGTCTGTGGTGGTAATTTCTGGGGGTTCATTTCCCCTAGGCTCCAAAGCCGGGCTTTCACTTTCGTCAGTGCAACTGGCACCGCAACAAGCGCATATAGCGGTATGATTAACAGCCTATGAATAAAAACAGTTACTTGATCAATCAGTGTGAGAAAAAAAAAGACGCAGAAAATAAAATGAGGCCATGCATACCCTCTCAGGTTGTGGCGTTATCATGGCTGCGCTCTCAGGTTCCTTGTTCAAACCATGGTCTTGCTGCACTCTACCTGCACCGGTTGCCTCTCCAACGATACATTGAGGGAGGTCCTGCTGAGGCATGTCAGTCTGCACACCAGCTGGAACCCTGATCCCCTTGCCTCTGGGCTTGGACGGTGGCCTTCCTCTTCCCCTGGAAGCAGCGCCACCACGCCTTCCAGCCCTACCCAGTGGAGTCGCGTTGCCAATTTGATCCTGGCCAGTCTGCACATCACCAGTAACCCTGAACCGCTTGCCTCCAGGCTTGGATGGTGGCCTTCCTCTTCCCTCGTCAGTCCCAGCACGCTTTGTGGCCCTCCAGGCTTGGACGGTGGCATTTTCAATTTGATTGTGCAGAGCCTACCAACAAAATGGAACAATCAGACTGGGGCAGCAAGTGGAGATTCAGCATGGTGAGAGTTGCACTGGTTTTAGAAAATTAAACGATCGAACAACAACAGCGATCACGCCATTTCAGCAAGCAGGCAGGCAGCAGCGGTGAGGGTTCAGTTAACAAAACCTCGCAGCCACTGGGTCGCGATCAACAAGAGAAGCTTGCGGAACTAATGTCACTGACGAAAGAAAAAAACCAAACGGGAAACCGTACCGTTTCAggcagcggcggcgtggcggAATCAGCAAGAGCAGCCGGTGCGGACGCTTTCACCGCCCCTTACCGAGTGATCggcagcccagccgccgccctcgtcgtcgctagCCGCCCTGTTCAAATCAATGTCCGGCCGCGCAGGAACCGAGGCAGGCGGCGCGGCGCCGTCGTCAGGGACGGGGCCGGGCTCGCGCATGGAGAAAAGTATGGCGGCCGCTTCCGCCGTGGCCTCCATGAGAGCGCACCGGgactggtggaggaggaggaggcctggGGCGTGGGATATAGCGGCTGGGTGCTGGGCGGTGGGCGGTGAGATGGCGGCATTGATGGAGGCGAGGGCGAGGAGGGGACAGCAGCGGCAGAGCAGAGAGCAGCAGGCGGCGGAGCGGGGGCAGTGACATGACCGGCCGCCTTGGAAGTTGTATCTGCTGCGGTGCTGCCGCTCGAGCCATGGCCCACCTATGTACTCTCCAGTCTCCACGGCTCCTTCCTCCCGTTTAATGGTAGTGACCAAAATTTATTTCAAATCCGATAACGCTAtgcaaatattttttgaatgtccaaTACCCACCATTACTTGGATAGAAGAATCAACGTTCTGGAAATAAAAATTTCAGTCTTTTTTATTGGCTGCAAGTTTATCGACAAAAGACTTTACCGCCCTCGATTAATTTTTCAATGGTTCTTATTCTTTTTCGAGATATTTGATCTGACTCCCTTCCTCGCTATACCATGAAGATGTTGGTATTCACCATTAAGTTACCGCAccatcacctctagtgaaatgttgCCAATGGCCTCCTCCTTCCCAGTTGTTACCACCGTCGTTAGTGCCTTATCGGCCAAGAAGAGGAGGGAATAATGGAAATTGAAAGCAACAGAAAATGTTCACATCTTTGTACCTACATAGGACATCGAGGAAGAAGGGAAAAAAAAAGGAGTACCCTAGCGACGAGAAAGATAAAGAAGGAACGACAAGGGGTAAAAAAAGACAACACCCAAGATCAAGAAAGAGATAAAAAGAGATGAACCGGAAAATTTGGCAACAGTACGAAAGTGTTAGATTGCACCCATGTATGACCTCCTACAGCAGTGATGAAGAAGAAAAGACTAGGCAAATTTGCTGATGGCGAGGCCGGAACGGACCGATGGTTCGTCGACAAATGTTTTGCATTTCCAAAATAAAGAATCGCCATTATCATTTTTACTAATTTGTTTCTGCAAGGAAAACAGCAGCAAAGTCTGTGATCCAAGTTTAGTTTCAACTTGACGCTCGATAGAACATGAGAAGAAGGAGCATCTCCACAAATGTAATTGGTGGAAATAGGGTGCATGCACCACAGCTCCAGAGCTCGTTTATCAGTGGTGGAGCCAGACCTTGAAGCTTTCGTTGTCTTTTAAAATCTGTGATGTCAAATATATgtatttttacttttttttaacaTATTTTTACATGATTTATAACAACATGCAAAAGATTTGCAAGAAACATGTGTGGTCAGTTGACCACAGGTCACAATGTGGCTACGCCACTGCGTTTATACGAACTCTGAAAGTTGTGTGAGCGTGCATTGCGTTACAAAATGCCCAATGCTCATCGTACTATATTAGcatgaaaaagggaagaaaaaagaagaagataaaAAGTTGTAAAGTACCCTGGATAAGTGGTGTTTTGGTACATGAGATCATAtgatccctttattttgaaatgtatcTTAGATATATTTTGAAAcatcaaaaaattaaaacaaaaaattcgcacgtatatcttcatgtgctacacgtccacaaagttgtttcatgaaaattcgACTTGTCTtgtggcatgtgtaaaaaagataaaattcggtgctaaaaataaCGCTTATCAcaacataaattttctcttttttatatagaacgcaaaaaatatcgtttttttctcgaaacttgacgaacgcacatatattgtggagatgtacatgcagatttttttttcaaaaactttCGACACTTTGAAATATATTttcttgatagagggagcatacggaAACCAAATTGATAGGACGAGCTAGCATATGAGCTCCAAGTACTTTTCTGAACTTGTGTCCCAGCAAGCAAGCAACTGCAGTTCTACTTTTGTGATGCTCGCAAAGAAGTCAAAGGCTATACGTAGTAGTATCAGGGCTACGGGAGTATAGCAGGTTGCTTGACCGTACGT contains:
- the LOC124697736 gene encoding casein kinase 1-like protein HD16; the protein is MDSHERHTRVQEALLPFRRLCDGGRAYANVQTVVVEGDDMAEALLRYAAESGVRSLVLSSVSFRWFQRQAMANGKCCGRREGAVETGEYIGGPWLERQHRSRYNFQGGRSCHCPRSAACCSLLCRCCPLLALASINAAISPPTAQHPAAISHAPGLLLLHQSRCALMEATAEAAAILFSMREPGPVPDDGAAPPASVPARPDIDLNRAASDDEGGGWAADHSALHNQIENATVQAWRATKRAGTDEGRGRPPSKPGGKRFRVTGDVQTGQDQIGNATPLGRAGRRGGAASRGRGRPPSKPRGKGIRVPAGVQTDMPQQDLPQCIVGEATGAGRVQQDHGLNKEPESAAMITPQPERAVNHTAICACCGASCTDESESPALEPRGNEPPEITTTDEATAMPPVPERVDVGPGYITGRKLGQGGSGKVYVGRQIPVTLGGPSKEVALKFELRRSKAGSYDPPFEWQVYQALNGCYGIPSVHHMGCQGDYCILVMDMLGPSLKDVWYSQGQEVTFQMGACIAIEAISILEKIHSKGFVHGDVKPENFLLGQPGSADEKKIFLVDFGLASNWKRNIASSNMHVQYDQRPGIFRGTVRYASVHAHLGRTSSRRDDLESLAYTLMFLLRGSLPWKGIQEDNRSFLVCKKKMETSPEMLCEFCPDPFKRFVEMVTTMKFDEVPNYRKLVSLFEDMIEGPASRPIRIDGALEVGNKRGRMVVNLEEDERPMKKVRSGNPATQWISVYNASWPTKQRYHYDISNSRLHQCIEEGNEAGLLISCVASVTNLWTLVMDAGTGFSSQVYEVSQFFVHKEWIMEQWDNKFYITSIAGATNGSSLVVMSRGTPYTQQAYKVSEYFPYNWINRKWKEGFHVTSMGTAGNRWVVVMSRNAGYSDQVVELDFVYPSEGIHRRWESGYRITSCAGTPDQAAFILSIPKRKPMDEAQETLRTSAFPSDRMVKEKWAKKLCINSVCYGRTKC